One stretch of Nicotiana tabacum cultivar K326 chromosome 18, ASM71507v2, whole genome shotgun sequence DNA includes these proteins:
- the LOC142172632 gene encoding uncharacterized protein LOC142172632, translating to MGQQMQSYVHDPVIMQDYSRRLMDRGRGIPRGGGRRAAAAPRRPAGAGRRGRGRRGGPQQGGFEAPADDVAADMGGGMHETDMPSYSLGIYDTPGTSQVTPSGQFLIMGSDFQGVELGRYFPGPSTTDESRPIRDFDSGHRLSYGSSSHAQASCDAATDDYIQDPDTIMPSTGPDNTTDTCHPVPHPAIRRRLNDDDPDSVPGRQGMRLRPTATLRHTGCVSDYKNQGIKVEYLVFGKQREEEEDQCRKQQ from the exons atggggcagcagatgcagagttatgtccacgaCCCTGTGATCATGCAGGACTATAGTCGTCGCTTAatggat CGAGGTCGTGGTATACCACGAGGTGGTGGCCGACGAGCTGCTGCTGCTCCACGACGACCTGCTGGTGCTGGACGACGTggtcgtgggcggagaggaggtccccagcaagggggctttgaggctcctgctgatgatgttgctgctgatatgggaggtggcatgcatgagaccGACATGCCGTCTTACAGCCTTGGCATTTATGACACTCCAGGGACgtcgcaggtgaccccatcgggtcaattCTTGATCATGGGCTCGGATTTTCAAGGAGTGGAGTTGGGTAGATATTTCCCTGGCCCGTCTACCACTGATGAGTCTCGACCGATCCGAGATTTTGATAGTGGgcaccgactgagttatggcagctcatcacatgcgcag gcttcatgcgatgctgcgacagatgactacattcaggatccAGACACGATTATG ccttctactggacctgacaacaccaccgatacatgtcatcctgTGCCGCATCCGGCCATAAGGAGACGACTtaatgatgatgatcctgatagcgtaccaGGGCGGCAGGGGATGCGCCTTAGGCCAACGGCTACtttgagacacaccggatgc gTTTCAGACTACAAGAACCAGGGTATCAAAGTTgagtacctggtatttggaaagcaaagagaagaagaggaggatcagTGCAGAAAGCAGCAGTAG
- the LOC142172633 gene encoding uncharacterized protein LOC142172633: MGDKHHRTAATGSRKEAGPYQKTGESEVVDFLWENIICRFGILKEIACDNGPQLIDAKVTKFLEDLKIKRITSSPYHLSANGQVESMNKIEHRRNSFFLVYSVEALILVEVREPTLRYFQENDESNNEAMLINLELLEERRDLTHVRMEAQKQRMERYYNQRENLHYFKVGDLVLRKVTQNTRELNAGKLGTT, translated from the exons atgggggacaAACATCATCGGACTGCTGCCACTGGCTCCcggaaag aagcaggtccttatcagaagaccGGAGAAAGCGAAGTGGTAGATTTCttatgggaaaatataatttgcaggtttggAATACTAAAAGAAATAGCATGTGACAATGGGCCGCAGCTTATCGATGCAAAAGTTACGAagttccttgaagatttgaagataaaaagGATCACGTCTTCACCTTACCATCTGAGTGCGAATGGTCAAGTAGAATCAatgaacaaa ATCGAGCACAGGAGAAACTCCTTTTTTCTTGTGTACAGTGTAGAGGCTCTAATCCTGGTGGAAGTAAGAGAACCTACTTTGAGGTACTTCCAAGAAAATGACGAATCAAACAACGAAGCAATGCTGATCAACTTGGAGCTGCTTGAGGAACGCAGGGACTTGACGCATGTAAGAATGGAagctcaaaagcagagaatggagcgGTATTATAACCAAAGAGAAAATCTCCATTATTTCAAGGTAGGAGatttggttctaaggaaagtaactcaaaataccAGGGAGCTCAATGCGGGAAAACTAGGAACAACATGA